In Sulfurihydrogenibium subterraneum DSM 15120, one DNA window encodes the following:
- the carB gene encoding carbamoyl-phosphate synthase large subunit, with protein MPKRTDIETILLIGSGPIVIGQAAEFDYSGTQGAKALKEEGYRVILVNSNPATIMTDPNIADRTYIEPLITPVLEKIIEKERPDAILPTLGGQTALNLAIDLYEKGILDKYNVELIGAKYEVIKKAEDRDLFKKAMENIGLSMPKSAVVKSVAEAEEVIDWIGFPVIIRPSFTLGGTGGSIAYNREEFYPKVKAGLDASPIHEVLLEESVIGWKEFEMEVMRDKNDNCVIICSIENLDPMGVHTGDSITIAPAMTLSDREYQILRNYSIAVMREIGVETGGSNVQFSQNPKTGEFYVIEMNPRVSRSSALASKATGFPIAKIAAKLAVGYTLDELPNDITKKTPASFEPTIDYVVVKIPRFDFAKFPEADPTLTTMMKSVGEVMAIGRTFKESLQKALRSLELGRYGFYMGLENIDENTLKEKIIKPNPDRLWYIAEAFRKGYTVEEINKLSHIDKWFLNQIKEIIDYELYLSTKTIDTITDQELEKAKQWGFSDRELARLLKTTEEEVRKRKIIVSYKVVDTCAAEFEAFTPYYYSSYESLSGKVEDDTTIIYYRDTE; from the coding sequence ATGCCAAAAAGGACTGACATTGAAACAATCCTTCTAATCGGATCTGGACCTATAGTAATCGGACAAGCTGCCGAGTTTGACTACTCAGGGACTCAAGGTGCAAAAGCCCTAAAAGAAGAAGGCTACCGTGTAATCCTTGTAAACTCTAACCCTGCAACCATAATGACAGACCCAAACATAGCAGATAGAACATACATAGAACCACTTATAACGCCAGTTTTAGAAAAAATAATAGAAAAAGAAAGACCTGACGCAATCTTACCTACACTTGGAGGTCAAACAGCTTTAAACCTTGCAATAGACCTGTATGAGAAAGGCATTTTAGACAAATACAACGTTGAACTTATCGGTGCAAAGTACGAAGTTATAAAAAAAGCAGAAGACAGAGACCTTTTTAAAAAAGCAATGGAAAACATCGGCTTATCTATGCCTAAAAGTGCCGTTGTTAAATCTGTTGCAGAAGCTGAAGAAGTAATAGACTGGATTGGATTTCCTGTTATTATAAGACCATCTTTCACCTTAGGTGGAACAGGAGGAAGTATAGCCTACAACAGAGAAGAGTTTTATCCTAAAGTAAAAGCAGGTTTAGATGCATCTCCTATCCACGAAGTCCTTCTTGAAGAGTCTGTTATAGGATGGAAAGAGTTTGAGATGGAAGTAATGAGAGATAAAAACGATAACTGTGTTATTATTTGTTCTATAGAAAACCTCGACCCAATGGGAGTCCACACAGGAGACAGTATAACCATAGCTCCTGCTATGACTCTTTCAGATAGAGAGTATCAGATACTTAGAAATTACTCAATTGCAGTAATGAGAGAGATTGGAGTAGAAACAGGAGGGTCAAACGTACAGTTTTCACAAAACCCAAAAACAGGAGAATTTTACGTTATAGAGATGAACCCAAGAGTTTCAAGGTCTTCAGCCTTAGCATCAAAGGCTACAGGATTTCCAATAGCAAAAATAGCAGCAAAACTTGCAGTAGGATACACTTTAGATGAGCTTCCTAACGATATTACTAAAAAAACACCAGCATCTTTTGAACCTACCATAGACTATGTAGTTGTAAAAATACCAAGATTTGATTTTGCAAAATTCCCAGAAGCTGATCCTACCCTAACCACAATGATGAAGTCAGTCGGTGAAGTGATGGCAATTGGAAGAACATTTAAAGAAAGCCTTCAAAAAGCCCTCAGAAGTTTAGAGTTAGGTAGATACGGATTTTATATGGGATTAGAAAACATAGACGAAAATACTTTAAAAGAAAAAATAATAAAGCCAAACCCAGATAGACTTTGGTACATAGCAGAAGCCTTTAGAAAAGGTTATACAGTAGAAGAGATAAACAAGCTTTCCCACATAGACAAATGGTTCTTAAATCAGATAAAAGAAATAATAGATTACGAGCTTTACTTATCAACTAAAACTATAGATACTATTACAGACCAAGAGTTAGAAAAAGCTAAACAATGGGGATTTTCAGACAGAGAGCTTGCAAGACTTCTTAAAACAACGGAAGAAGAAGTAAGAAAAAGAAAAATAATAGTATCTTACAAGGTAGTAGATACCTGCGCAGCTGAGTTTGAAGCATTTACACCTTACTATTACTCATCTTACGAATCTTTATCTGGAAAAGTAGAAGATGATACAACCATAATTTACTACAGAGATACCGAATAA
- a CDS encoding PEGA domain-containing protein, which produces MDKKITGGIQAMRSLVKFSGAIFFISFITSCATITRGTEDVLNIESDPPNAQVVLSNGLTCKTPCSLKLKRKDSVVVKISKDGYQPVEVNVVPKIAGAGSAGMAGNVVLGGIIGAAVDAGSGAMYDLTPNPIKVTLEKAVDDNIKNKENNITEKLKKIEEMKQKGLISQEEFDKLKLEILKNEIN; this is translated from the coding sequence ATGGATAAAAAAATCACAGGAGGAATACAGGCCATGAGAAGCTTAGTAAAATTTTCGGGGGCAATATTTTTTATTTCCTTTATAACATCTTGTGCAACAATAACAAGAGGAACAGAAGATGTACTAAATATTGAGTCTGATCCACCAAATGCTCAAGTTGTTTTATCAAATGGATTAACATGCAAAACACCTTGTAGTTTAAAATTAAAAAGAAAAGACAGCGTAGTAGTTAAAATTTCAAAAGATGGATACCAACCAGTTGAAGTTAATGTAGTTCCAAAAATTGCAGGTGCTGGAAGTGCTGGAATGGCAGGAAATGTTGTATTAGGCGGGATTATAGGTGCAGCTGTTGACGCTGGAAGTGGAGCCATGTATGATCTTACACCTAACCCCATAAAAGTTACTTTAGAAAAAGCTGTTGATGATAATATAAAAAATAAAGAAAATAATATAACAGAGAAACTTAAAAAAATTGAAGAAATGAAACAAAAAGGGTTAATAAGTCAGGAGGAATTTGACAAATTAAAATTAGAAATTCTAAAGAATGAAATAAATTAA
- a CDS encoding DUF167 domain-containing protein — protein MRIKVKVKPGASKNEVKKIEENFYEVRCTTIPEKGKANEKVIELLSEFLDIPKSKIKIIRGQSSREKEIEIE, from the coding sequence TTGAGAATAAAAGTAAAAGTAAAACCTGGAGCAAGTAAAAACGAAGTAAAGAAGATAGAGGAAAATTTTTACGAAGTAAGATGTACTACTATTCCAGAAAAAGGTAAAGCAAACGAAAAAGTAATAGAGCTTCTTTCTGAATTTTTAGATATACCAAAATCAAAGATAAAAATCATAAGAGGACAATCTTCAAGGGAAAAGGAGATAGAAATAGAATAA
- the leuS gene encoding leucine--tRNA ligase, producing MEYKFEEIEKQYLEKWEKEKVFKSVEGENKQNKYYVLEMFPYPSGKIHMGHVRNYAIGDVINRYYRMTGKNTLHPMGWDAFGMPAENAAIKSGIHPAKWTYENIDYMKSQLKRLGFSYDWDREVATCNPDYYKWNQWIFLKMFEKGIAYRKSALVNWCPHDLTVLANEQVIDGKCWRCGTQVVQKEIPSWYLKITDYAERLLQDLEKLKGKWPSQVLIMQENWIGKSVGATIKFKIKDSDEYLEVFTTRPDTLYGVTFMAVAPENPIVLKLSENTPYEEEVKKFVEKIKSLSTKERSIVEEKEGVFTGRYAINPLTGEEVPIYAANYILWGYAAGAIMAVPAHDQRDYEFAKKYNLQIKQVIKPLDKEWDFEKGAYEEEGILINSGEFSGLTSSEAKEKITQLLEEKGIGKKTVNYKLRDWNISRQRYWGTPIPIIYCESCGIVPVPEKDLPVILPQNVEFTGMGGNPLSKVEEFVNTTCPKCGKPAKRETDTMDTFIDSSWYFLRYCDPKNQEKPFDKEKVNYWMPVDIYIGGIEHAVLHLLYSRFFTKFLKDIGLVDFDEPFEKLLTQGMVLKKWVSIEKLLEILGLNEESTVEELKERLQTIKQ from the coding sequence ATGGAGTATAAATTTGAAGAAATAGAAAAACAGTATTTAGAAAAATGGGAAAAAGAAAAAGTTTTTAAATCAGTAGAAGGTGAAAACAAACAGAATAAATACTATGTCCTTGAGATGTTCCCATACCCTTCTGGAAAGATACACATGGGACACGTAAGAAACTACGCAATAGGGGACGTTATAAACAGATACTACAGAATGACAGGTAAAAACACACTACATCCTATGGGATGGGACGCTTTTGGAATGCCTGCAGAAAACGCAGCAATAAAAAGTGGTATCCATCCAGCTAAATGGACTTACGAAAATATAGATTACATGAAATCTCAGCTTAAAAGACTTGGATTTTCTTATGACTGGGACAGAGAAGTAGCAACCTGTAATCCAGATTATTACAAATGGAATCAGTGGATATTTTTAAAGATGTTTGAAAAGGGTATAGCCTACAGAAAGTCCGCTCTTGTTAACTGGTGTCCTCACGACCTTACAGTTTTAGCAAACGAGCAGGTAATTGACGGAAAATGCTGGAGATGTGGCACTCAAGTAGTCCAAAAAGAAATCCCATCTTGGTATTTAAAAATAACAGATTACGCAGAAAGATTACTCCAAGATTTAGAAAAACTAAAAGGTAAATGGCCTTCTCAAGTTTTAATAATGCAAGAAAACTGGATAGGAAAATCGGTAGGTGCTACAATTAAGTTTAAAATAAAAGACAGCGATGAATACTTAGAAGTATTTACAACAAGACCAGACACTTTATATGGAGTAACTTTTATGGCAGTTGCTCCAGAAAACCCTATCGTTTTAAAACTATCAGAAAACACACCTTATGAAGAAGAAGTTAAAAAGTTTGTTGAAAAGATAAAATCTCTTTCTACAAAAGAAAGGTCTATTGTAGAAGAAAAAGAAGGTGTATTTACTGGAAGGTACGCTATAAACCCTCTAACTGGAGAAGAAGTGCCAATATACGCTGCAAACTACATTCTGTGGGGTTATGCAGCAGGTGCCATAATGGCAGTACCTGCCCACGACCAAAGAGACTACGAGTTTGCCAAAAAATACAACCTACAAATAAAACAAGTTATAAAACCTTTAGATAAAGAATGGGACTTTGAAAAAGGAGCTTACGAAGAAGAAGGAATACTTATAAACTCAGGAGAGTTTTCAGGATTAACCTCATCTGAAGCTAAAGAAAAAATAACACAGCTCTTAGAAGAAAAAGGTATAGGTAAAAAAACAGTCAACTACAAACTTAGAGACTGGAACATATCAAGACAAAGATACTGGGGAACACCTATTCCTATTATATACTGTGAATCCTGCGGAATAGTGCCTGTACCAGAAAAAGACCTTCCCGTAATACTTCCTCAAAATGTAGAGTTTACAGGTATGGGTGGTAATCCTTTATCAAAGGTAGAAGAGTTTGTAAATACAACCTGTCCAAAATGTGGAAAGCCTGCAAAAAGAGAAACAGACACTATGGACACATTTATAGACAGCTCTTGGTACTTTTTAAGATACTGCGACCCTAAAAACCAAGAAAAACCTTTTGATAAAGAAAAGGTAAACTACTGGATGCCAGTAGACATATACATCGGTGGTATAGAGCACGCCGTCCTTCATCTTCTCTACTCAAGATTTTTTACGAAATTTTTAAAAGATATAGGTTTAGTAGACTTTGACGAGCCATTTGAAAAGCTTTTAACTCAAGGAATGGTACTTAAAAAATGGGTCAGTATAGAAAAACTTTTAGAAATTTTAGGATTAAACGAAGAGTCTACAGTTGAAGAGTTAAAAGAAAGGTTGCAAACGATTAAACAATGA